A genome region from Sebastes umbrosus isolate fSebUmb1 chromosome 22, fSebUmb1.pri, whole genome shotgun sequence includes the following:
- the LOC119482135 gene encoding cornifelin homolog — MTEYTQETMVVNQPRPFIRTSVSNEWSSNICDCTEDLPQCCLALWCLPCFTCKTSHEAGECLCLPLLDAFGCIPPMTTALRVSVRTRFGIQDTVCNDCVYGCCCGPCTWCQIAREIKKRKNPITFINMSSR, encoded by the exons ATGACAG AATACACGCAGGAAACTATGGTTGTAAACCAACCGAGGCCCTTCATCAGGACCTCCGTATCCAACGAGTGGTCCTCTAACATCTGTGATTGCACCGAAGACCTGCCCCAGT GCTGCCTCGCCTTATGGTGTCTTCCCTGCTTCACCTGTAAGACATCACACGAGGCCGGGGAGTGTCTATGTTTACCTCTGCTGGACGCTTTTGGATGCATCCCTCCGATGACCACAGCCCTCAGGGTGTCAGTACGCACACGATTTGGCATTCAG GACACAGTTTGCAATGACTGTGTGTATGGCTGCTGCTGCGGGCCCTGCACCTGGTGTCAAATAGCGAGAGAGATCAAAAAGAGGAAGAATCCCATTACCTTCATCAACATGTCGTCCCGATAA
- the LOC119482134 gene encoding placenta-specific gene 8 protein-like → MSSSAMYQQVVQVQPESRIQEFNGQWSTGLCECYKDMGDCCFALCCLPVFTCKVTSAVGACPCLPLLDCIGCVSPASLAMRASVRERYGIPGSVWSDCLYGCCCYPLSWLQISRELKRRAASHASSSSSSSSSSSARYTALTSLQEAHLV, encoded by the exons ATGTCCAGCTCAGCAATGTATCAACAGGTGGTCCAGGTCCAGCCGGAGAGCAGGATTCAGGAGTTCAATGGTCAATGGAGTACTGGCCTGTGTGAGTGCTATAAAGACATGGGAGATT gctgcTTTGCCCTGTGCTGCCTCCCAGTGTTTACCTGTAAGGTGACCAGTGCAGTGGGCGCCTGTCCCTGCCTGCCTCTGCTGGACTGTATCGGCTGCGTATCGCCGGCCTCTCTCGCCATGAGGGCGTCTGTCAGGGAACGATACGGCATACCG GGGAGTGTGTGGAGCGACTGCCTGTACGGGTGCTGCTGCTATCCGCTATCTTGGCTCCAGATCTCCAGAGAGCTGAAGAGAAGAGCAGCATcccacgcctcctcctcctcttcttcctcctcctcctcctcagccagATACACTGCTCTGACCTCCCTGCAGGAGGCGCACTTGGTCTAG
- the si:dkey-112a7.4 gene encoding uncharacterized protein si:dkey-112a7.4, translating into MYGASGIPELIPPTGPPRQAGPEGQYNPGHPQVNGGDGGANPQRLGQRAPKLGAIGRTKKVDLDDEDLDDIMNNNGQCPVSLSPIS; encoded by the exons ATGTACGGAGCTTCAGGCATCCCAGAGCTCATACCGCCCACTGGGCCGCCCAGGCAGGCCGGTCCGGAGGGCCAGTACAACCCGGGACATCCCCAGGTCAACGGGGGCGACGGAGGGGCCAACCCGCAGAGACTCGGCCAGAGGGCACCCAAACTGGGAGCGATCGGTCGAACCAAGAAag TGGACTTGGACGATGAAGACCTGGATGACATCATGAACAACAACGGCCAGTGTCCTGTATCCCTGTCGCCCATCTCCTAA